The DNA segment attgaaaatataatatattcgttttataaaattacattgttttaactttttttaaggaTATTCTAGTTTATGGATATATGCAAAAGGTAAAAATAAACGTTAActaatacagattataaaatttcgACAGGAAGCAAGAGTGAACATCACAAGAATTAATTCGACGAGGTCAACTCAAACATACAaatccattaaataaaatacaacgtAAAAATACTATTTGGTATATTATATAGCAGATATCTAGCCCGCGTAAAATCTATCAAAGCAGTATATCTACATCGACACTGACATATATTCGTACACATATATTCGTCAAAATAAACCAGTCACAAATCACAGTTGACATAAATTCTCGATTTTACTAAGTcttgttatttgtattttaatatagtagttaacacatcaatttttatatatttaaaatatataatcgaaaGAAAAGCCCTGTGGAGACACGAATAAATGCTTTTAGACAAATATGTGTATaaacctttttctttttttttttttttgttaatttctcAGTATACATTAtccaaaaactattaaaatgttCACAATTAACGTCTAAAGGGATACACTTGGTACAAATGtttgtcaatatttattaagataactCAAGCGCACGAAACAATTGCAGAACAGTGATCGTCAAGAAcgttactaaaattaaaatacatacgaAGGCATATGGACATCGACTCCACTTTAAGCTATAATATACCGGCGACGACTTCTCGCTCGCTACAAACGAAAGCAGACAAATATACGTACTCAATATCGAACGGTCTAACTCGCGACGATTTAAAATACGAAACGACTTCGGTCCGATTCGATGTGCGCTAACAACGCTAAACGTCAGCAGTATGTCATTAAAATTTCTCAATTTTCCACTATGGAATATTACGGCGTACGACGGACCGTCCATGGCTCTCCACGATAAGAGAGGGACATCGTTCGCGtcaaaatcaattcaaaaaataaacaaacgtaCTCCGTTCCGATTACGACTACGACTACGCTAGGTGGTGGGGGGGGGGGCCTAGATACCGCACATGGCGGACAGGCGCGCACTGAGCTGCACGGGGAACTGGTCCGTGAAGCGGCGCCAGTTCTCGTCGCCCACCTGCGCCTTGAACCCGTGAAGGATCTTCGTGAACATCTCCTTCAGGTCGTCCTTGGGATGCGACCACGACGCCACCGCGTCACAGAAGAACATGAAGTCGGGCACCACTCCGCCCGGGTTCACCTGGATCATCTGACAGATGCCGCGGAAAGCGGAGTCCTTCTCGTCGTTGTCGCGGATATTCCGCAGAGACGTGCACCTGCGGGAGGGGAGGGAGGGGGGGTTAGCCCCGGTACTTATCGTGAGCTTAGGCGTATTTTATCtagttaactttattattataatatgcaagTAGCATGTATGATAAATCAAGTGTTGTGACCGCTCGCGGGCGGTCAGACATCCGAGGTGGGTCTCTGGGGAGTGTGAGTGTCTAAGTTTGTTATGGAGTAAGTCCTACATGATGAAACATCTAGAAGGCAAATGATAATTTGAGTCCTCTCGATATAGAACGGAAGATcaaaaaagtgtaaaaaaataataaagcataTTAACATAACTGGACTAaatgtagataaatatatatagaaaatatagtaTCAGTTaaagtgaatataatattagaaagtgtccaataaaaaaaaaaatcataattatatagacaTTGATTAGCATGTTCCAAACTGAAAGCAAACACAAAACACGAACGTGTACGAGTTGCAGGTTCGCGGTTACGTAAGTTTTCCTTCCGTTTCGATTTGACTCGCAgtttggataaaaaaaaaataaaaatattaaatttgcatctcatatatatttagaaagcgGATGGTGTTCAACACACATACAGTACAACACTGAAAATAAGATGATTAAACAAATACCACCCCATATATCAGTGATACTCAAAGTGTGGCCCGAGTCACATGCCTGGTTCAACAAAAACGGGATCAACTTATCGGGTAAAACAATACAACATTAATAAGCCACGAACAAACACCATCCACgatcgaaataataataataataataatcgataaACTTATTCGTTATTAAAAcgtaatagtaaatataaagtaataataaaaaaaattgactacaGACCACTGGCGTACGAATTGATGTAAAACGGGTGCGACGTCGTGGGGGCACACATAACCTAGCCGACCGATAGTAATCGCTACGCCACGACAACCACGACAACCGAGAACAAAACCAagaaaacaaatcaacaaaccATTCAAAACATAGTTAAATTACATAAGTACAGCAACATATTGGTGCTacggatataaataatatcggaACAGTTCGGAGACGGCGGGTCTCCCTCAGGCGCACACTACGGGCTCTAGGCACACCCcacaaactaaaataaataatgactcaAAATGCAATGATCGTTCATTAGTCGCTATCACTAGCTGTGTTATGTTTTGGAGctgttataatatacatataaatatatatatatatatatacagggaATGTTTTACGATGGGACGAATAAAGTCtgaattgacatttttaattaatatattaatatattttagtggtttaaaatacataaacttgttgataaaatatatcttgcatttaatatgttaaaaattaatacaaacggAAAATCTATATATGATGAACACATTGTAACATAAAGCCGTGAAGaaggtatataataaacagtCATGTCTGCCACCAAggataactatttaaattatttcagcaaataataaaaatcattaacgaGAGTGTGAACTAAATATGAAATCGGATCGCTCATCTCACTTACCTGTGTTTTCGAGTAATGTCTTAGGCGTGTTAGGCCTGTTGATGATATCTACTAGATGACTCAGTACGAGTGGTATGTACTTCGATGTTTCCGGTCCTGAAAAATATAAACCGTAATCGCGTGCTTtccatatacattaataatgggttatataagataatcattaaataatcaAGTATAAATTATGGAGTTTctagtttacaaaataaaaaaataaaacggcaTAGTGCAAAATGTCAAAAATGTGTATgtcaattatgtataaaattttcagTTCAAAAAGTCAATCATACGGAATAATTCCTACAGTGGTACATACATTTTTTCAAACACCTACATAAATATAGACATAATTCGGTTAAATCTCATTATCCTTTTGGCTTTGCTAGAGTTGGATAATTGTTTTTCACATATTCTTTGCTCACCCTCCTTCACTCGAGAACTGTCATTTTCGATATACATGTAAAAGCATTTTTCTGTTGATATTCGTATTTTGTAACCTATTTCGGAATATCTGCGGAATTAACTTTTGAAAAAATTCCGCTGATAATAATCGGTTCTTAAGTTGCTGTATCTCTCACGTACATGCATCCAAAGTAAATGTCTCACCTAGTTTGATGCTGATCTCTCCGATGGCCCATGTGGCGTTGTTACAGACTGAGATAAGTTCGGGGTTGAGGTTCATGCCGAGAATGGGCAGGAACTCTGGTATGTAGGGCAGCACGTGTTGGAAGCACGCCTTTGTCAAATCCCCCAGTAGCGCGAACGATGACTGTCGAACCtacataattttttgttttgttaaacaccATAGGTACCATATACTTAATGTGTAGGTACCATACACATTAGTTGTATGGTACCTATGCTACAGGTAAAAGACCTGTGACTATATTCACAACCGACTTAAATCAATACAGTCAATAAAACACACTactaaaaacagaaaaaaagttACTACGAAAtgattgtttgaaaaaaaaatgtaaaaattcatCACTTTGTAACAACACACGTCACAACAATGTAAACTTCCATACATATTTACACAATGGATTTACAAAGATAATTGAGTTAAGTTGTTGGATCAGCAGATTTGGAGTAGAATAGACATTACTGCTAGCTTAACCGAATATTGCGGATTCAACCCCACTAaatttatatgtgcttaatttgtgttaaaatgCTAGCATGAGTCGGATGACAATCTGTCACATGTAtctccaccaaccagcattagagcagcgtgatagaataaACAGCACTCCtcaggagaggagaccttaccCCAGCAGTacccaatttaaaataaaggagAGATGTTAAATCATACCTCTGGCATTGGATCCTGCATACACTGGTACAAAAGTTGCATAAGATTAGAGTTCAACACTAAATGATTTATGTGTCCGTCCAAGCCCTCCGCGAGACCACTTAGCAAGTCCAAAGCGACTATCATAAAGTCTTTGTCTGGTGCCTCGAACTGTTCAGGACTCTGACTATTCGCctgttgatataaaaaaataaaactgtaaacatttcatttcaatattttgacAATGTGTGCTATTCCAAGCCATAATAAAGCACAACAAAGGACTTGAAGCTTATAGTTAGtagaaaattgaaaatgtaagaaatggtcATTTGTGATAGCTCTAATCAAATAGCAGAATTTACACACAACACATAACAAAGAGGTTGTATTAAGTTATGGTaactattcaatttatattgtaaCCCAACTGAAATTTAGTTAGTCAGCCAATAAAAAGCATGAACAAATTAAGTGGATTATTATTCTGTTAGATCAGTATTACTAGTTTGACAATGGTTAAGATTATGTATAACAACTTCTACATATCTCTAaactaatttgaattaaaacaaacacaggccgagatggcccagtggttagaacgcgtgaatcttaaccgatgatcgtggattcaaacccgggcaagcaccactgaattttcatgtgcttaatttgtttctaattcatcttgtgcttgacgatgaaaaaacatcgtgaaaaaacctgcatgtgtcaaatttcactgaaattctgccacatgtgtattccaccaacccgcatggaacagagtgatggaataagctccaaaccttctccgcaaaaaaaggagaggaggcctttagcccagcaaagggacattcacaggcagttacTGCTAAACGCAACTTTCGGTCTATATAGATAGAGCACAAAATCTCTTAAAAGACAGTCGCGAGTTCAAAGTCGGGGAAACAGCGGCGAGTTTTCATATGGTTAGTTTATCTTTGAATTCATCTCATAATCAGTGATTAAAGGAAGACGAATATGTCGaatgatattctgccacatgtgatgAAACAAACTCCAAGACAAGACTTTTACCCAGCAGTCTATTGATTGATTGCCTTGACttgatttattacattactAAATTTTGCCCGCAAGTGTGGGATCAAATCAGGTATAaggtacataataattacacaTAGATATCATTAAACACTTATACATTGTCATACTTGTTCTCTACAACTATTGAGCTTATCGTTATGAGTGTGAAATTAACTTGATATGTTGAGTGTTGATATGTACTACTCATGAACAATGTATTGTTTGGTTAAATACTCCAACAGACATATTTATGGATTTataagctatatattttttgatataagcaacttacaatattttgatttaatgtttGTTCTATTAGTGACACACATCTCCTAAAAACTGGTTCACAGTACGGTAGAAATCCTGACTGAAGAGCTGTGGCGACTGATGACAAACACTGAAAGAAATAACACATCTGAgtataacaaaatacaatatttagaatgtgattattttacttaataatttataaaatgaacaaaattttattacaatggtTAGTGTAGTTGGGACTGACCTCAAGTAAAGGAAATAAATCTTTATCTTCATCTTTTAAGACATTCCATTTCGTTATAAGGGGCGGCATCAAAAGATCAATATATTCCTGTTTGTTCAAATGGTGTCCCACCGAATCCGCTAATGTACCGATAGCGTCGTACAATATTAACAAGTTTTTGTGCTGATATCTGCCAAAGGCGTACACTAACGTCTGCAGGATGTGGCCCAAGTATGGAACAAGTTCTGTACAAGCCTCTTCTTCTAATGTGGCGAATGCGGAACACGCAGCCTCTTGTACGCGTTTGTTATTATCCAGGACACGTGTTAAAAGCTGAAATTATACaacatttaacaatttaagatataaatcgaataataataaaattatttcgaaaagtttaaaaactaaaaatctgACCTCGGTCATGACGGGTCGCAGGTAGAGGTCGTGCGACTGCGACACGATCCAGTGCGAGTAGCGCGAGAGCGTCCAGCAGGTGATGGCGCGCACCAGCGCCTTGCTCTCGGCCAGGCAGCACACCAGGTAGGGCACGAGGTCCGGCAGGTGCGGCACCATGCCGGCCATGCAGCCGTCCGCCACCGCGCCCACCGCCAGGATGCCGCTCTCCTGCGGGACGCACGCTCGTTACAGGCCGCCGGTGCGGGCGCGCTCGGCGAGCTCGGCCGGGCCTACCTTGATGACCCAGTCGTCGTGGAACAGCGTCTCCTTGAGGATGGGGAAGAGCACGGGCAGCAGTTCGGCGCCGAACACGTTGGCGAGCACGTCGAGCGCGGCGGCGCTGCACTTGCGCAGGTTCCAGTCGGACAGCGAGCCGTCGTCGTCACCGCCGCCCTCCTCCTCGTCCTCCGACTCGCCGCCGCCCGACATGTTGCTGTCGCCCGCGCCGGCTGCCAAAATGACAAacgaaactttttaaattttgatatttcattGAAAAGAACATTTTgatcaaaaatttattttaaatgtaaaaaatgtaataaaaggtCGATCAATAATCGTGGTATATATCGAGTACCTACTACGAGTTATGTTAAAACATTTCTGTTTCGAACATTTACTTGCaacatattattcataattttgcaTACTTACTTTCTAAGCATATTACAAATAACTTTTcttttggtaaataaattattattattattacttcatactctaattgaataaaatataaatagaccaCAAATAAACATTggccattaaaataatttaattaaaacactttttaagtaattattgtatattgcacttctaaaaacgatttattactcataattatattaaatcattgACATTGATTgaactaatttataaacaattttatcatataaattctATTGGAatgcacaaataaaatataatttctatgaaGGTTATCAGGAgcatatatatttgttagatttataatatattgttaattgatTGGCGTGCATAATATCACGTTTAGTAATAGTTACGACGTTGGGAATAAGGTCAAAATCATAAACGCTATTATTAGCCTTGATATTAAAAGCATAACAcgtgattattattcatattacttttattttatctaaaaggCAGACCACCTAGTGACAAGTCACCTCTGCTCTGCCTATAATATTGGCACTATGAGAAGTGATCTCTATTATTAAATCCGTCGATGCGCCTTCAGTGtgggattttaaaatattatatctcttccaataaaactaattcattCACTATCAAACTAATAAACAGTGAcacaaattattaatgtttatttatattaaaaactaaagaaaaaagattaatttaatacatctctaaattaaattataggtcaatgtttttaacaaatataatgaaaataatgaaccgaataatatatttgtaattcgaTAAACTTTTTGGTCATAAGAAATTAATCAAGTACAAAATATCTCGCTTTTTAACGTCAATTACCAATGAAAAATTATAGTGAGATCTCACCGTTATGCTTGATGGTGTGCGAACGCGGCTTGTGGAAGCGCGGTCGGATGTCAGACTCGCGGTCGGGCTCCGCGTCGTCGGCGTCGTCGTCGCGGTCTCCTCGCAGCAGAATCACGTCCATCACCGAGTAGCGCATGCCGCGCACCAGCACCGGCAGCAGCGCGGGCAGGCGCGGGCCCAGCACCTGCACGTTACCGTGACACTTTTACTGACAAACAGACTAGATCACAAGGGAGGATCTTTTTGGTTGAATAAAAGAAAAGTCTGAAATCAGATCGATTGATTTTGCTAGGCTCATATATATGATGCCGTTTTaagtagtttattaaaaatgttattatatatttaaccacAGTCATCGAGTCGGAATTTCAGTTTGCTGCACAACTCTTAATCTCAAATGCTTATGCAGTCTATGCTGTTTACtccttttttattgaaaactgaGGTTGCCAATAGGTTTACAttcaaacatataatattaagtttagaATTTTCTAGATTTatgattttaactttataaaaaagtaatgctacagatattttgattttataaaaacatataccaACTAACACTGTTAAGTATAAattgttgtattaaaaatataattgtagtaaaaatctgtttacttaaaaattttCACTTTTTATATGAACCAATAATcggatatttattttctaacctCAGATtaggtaataaattattaatggtaTTTACTGCTAATAGTGCCATTTTACAGCATCGTTTGCTTGGACAGAACCTGTTGATTTAGGGTTGATGTGTGTGATGGTTTGTTATAGCActttgtgaaaaaattaattgttagaAGAAATTTATTCAAGAAAAAACTGAAGgtgtttaatgttattgataACTATGTAACTTTTATTAGTGCACTGGACTTTAATGGaacttaaaaacaattacacAGCTAAAGAATATAACTATAGTAggaatcaaaaaatatttaatccagGTAGGCTTCTACACATACAGATTTTTTAATCATCATTGTGCAAGATCTTCAAATGTAAAACTACTAAGAAggtcagtagttactcttttcaacAAATATTGGTAATGTTAAAATATCTGCAGAACTTGAATATAGCAACTAATACTTTGAATTTGAAAACTTCATATTATAAGCTTATCTAAACGCTTTGTATTTACATTGtttcatcaaaataatatacttgtgaatatcaacaatattgttaaaatgtatATGCAACTGTAAGCAGAAGTTCactacacacatatatattaaaaatttagacAAACCTCTCTGCAGACATTCTGTTCAGCTAACGATAACCAAAATTCACAAGCTTCTAACGCTACACCCTCTTCAGCATCTTGTGTTCGCATTAACATATActgttaaaaagataaaaaaaacattgagtaAATTCAGTATGTAATATCTTGTTCACATAATaaccaatttaaaattataagcaatGTTGCAAATTATTACATTCACTGCGGAGTTAAAAGGTACAtagatattgtaataaaattaaatattgtgtaaagcatattacttaataattaccTCGATAATATTAGGTAAGTAGGGTATGAGGCGATCTAATCGAACTTCTAGAAGTAACACTAAAGCATGACAAACATTTTTTCTAACATCTGGATCTTCATCTGCTGCCAAGTGAAATAAGTTCtgcaatagatataataaactttgtaaAGTTACATTTCTATAGACATTctgttaatgaaataaaaatatcttacctCTATAAAGGAGTCAATATGTAGCATCAATGCTTGTGTTCTTcccataataaaataattgacacAGGCAATAGCATGACATCTTATTTTAGGTGATGAATGACGGAAAAACTGTAAGAATTTAGGTATCAAAACATTTAAGGGTCTGTTTAAGGCATCGCTGTCCAATAGCTCGGCTGTGTCTTCGCAAATTTTTTGTAGAGCTCCAAATGCTCCCTAAAAcatgaaatttcataaataCAGAAACAATTCAAATTCACCATATACAAGAATATATcagaattttacaataaatcatATGATTAagtttattctaaatattttaggtTGAAAGCATTTACCTCACAAACATTGTAATCCTGTGAATCAAGCATTTGACATAATGCTGGTAATAGTTCTGGCCATGATGTTAGTTCTCCCTTGCTAGCTATAGTCGTTATAATTATACCTACAGTAGCCCGAATCAGTGGGGAAGGATCTCCAACAGCTGATAAGCATTCTCGCTTTATAAACTCAGCTACTTCGGGTAAAAAGCTGTTGTAACGCGCTTTTACGTTATTCTTCAATATTAAGCCGCTTAAGGATCTTGTAGGTTCTGCTTCAGTCACCAAATTTGtcaatacaaaaattaagtaGTTGTTGAAGTcgggatatttatttaattcttccAATTTCTGAGATTACATTGTTATGGAAATTAAAATCTGTCAATGACTGTCATGTCGGAAAAATCGATTTCATTACGACCATGAAGATAACAGAGCTGCCGCTATACAATAAATACCTATAATGGCCAAAGTTAAGCGacgatttaaatttacaataattacaataaaatcaataatatagcggttataatatacaaaaaaacatcCACGCCGATATATTCAATAGCTTGAAATTCTTAAAAAGGATACTTGTTGAACTGCTCTTTGAGTAGCAGTGTCTGGTGATTGAGACTCCTTAAGAAGTGTAAGTATTTGTCTTAGTCCTTCTTCTTCAGGTTTCCACtccattttcataataattttacgaAAACGG comes from the Nymphalis io chromosome 1, ilAglIoxx1.1, whole genome shotgun sequence genome and includes:
- the LOC126768206 gene encoding transportin-1 isoform X1; amino-acid sequence: MKMEWKPEEEGLRQILTLLKESQSPDTATQRAVQQKLEELNKYPDFNNYLIFVLTNLVTEAEPTRSLSGLILKNNVKARYNSFLPEVAEFIKRECLSAVGDPSPLIRATVGIIITTIASKGELTSWPELLPALCQMLDSQDYNVCEGAFGALQKICEDTAELLDSDALNRPLNVLIPKFLQFFRHSSPKIRCHAIACVNYFIMGRTQALMLHIDSFIENLFHLAADEDPDVRKNVCHALVLLLEVRLDRLIPYLPNIIEYMLMRTQDAEEGVALEACEFWLSLAEQNVCREVLGPRLPALLPVLVRGMRYSVMDVILLRGDRDDDADDAEPDRESDIRPRFHKPRSHTIKHNAGAGDSNMSGGGESEDEEEGGGDDDGSLSDWNLRKCSAAALDVLANVFGAELLPVLFPILKETLFHDDWVIKESGILAVGAVADGCMAGMVPHLPDLVPYLVCCLAESKALVRAITCWTLSRYSHWIVSQSHDLYLRPVMTELLTRVLDNNKRVQEAACSAFATLEEEACTELVPYLGHILQTLVYAFGRYQHKNLLILYDAIGTLADSVGHHLNKQEYIDLLMPPLITKWNVLKDEDKDLFPLLECLSSVATALQSGFLPYCEPVFRRCVSLIEQTLNQNIANSQSPEQFEAPDKDFMIVALDLLSGLAEGLDGHINHLVLNSNLMQLLYQCMQDPMPEVRQSSFALLGDLTKACFQHVLPYIPEFLPILGMNLNPELISVCNNATWAIGEISIKLGPETSKYIPLVLSHLVDIINRPNTPKTLLENTAITIGRLGYVCPHDVAPVLHQFVRQWCTSLRNIRDNDEKDSAFRGICQMIQVNPGGVVPDFMFFCDAVASWSHPKDDLKEMFTKILHGFKAQVGDENWRRFTDQFPVQLSARLSAMCGI
- the LOC126768206 gene encoding transportin-1 isoform X2, which gives rise to MKMEWKPEEEGLRQILTLLKESQSPDTATQRAVQQKLEELNKYPDFNNYLIFVLTNLVTEAEPTRSLSGLILKNNVKARYNSFLPEVAEFIKRECLSAVGDPSPLIRATVGIIITTIASKGELTSWPELLPALCQMLDSQDYNVCEGAFGALQKICEDTAELLDSDALNRPLNVLIPKFLQFFRHSSPKIRCHAIACVNYFIMGRTQALMLHIDSFIENLFHLAADEDPDVRKNVCHALVLLLEVRLDRLIPYLPNIIEYMLMRTQDAEEGVALEACEFWLSLAEQNVCREVLGPRLPALLPVLVRGMRYSVMDVILLRGDRDDDADDAEPDRESDIRPRFHKPRSHTIKHNAGAGDSNMSGGGESEDEEEGGGDDDGSLSDWNLRKCSAAALDVLANVFGAELLPVLFPILKETLFHDDWVIKESGILAVGAVADGCMAGMVPHLPDLVPYLVCCLAESKALVRAITCWTLSRYSHWIVSQSHDLYLRPVMTELLTRVLDNNKRVQEAACSAFATLEEEACTELVPYLGHILQTLVYAFGRYQHKNLLILYDAIGTLADSVGHHLNKQEYIDLLMPPLITKWNVLKDEDKDLFPLLECLSSVATALQSGFLPYCEPVFRRCVSLIEQTLNQNIANSQSPEQFEAPDKDFMIVALDLLSGLAEGLDGHINHLVLNSNLMQLLYQCMQDPMPEVRQSSFALLGDLTKACFQHVLPYIPEFLPILGMNLNPELISVCNNATWAIGEISIKLGPETSKYIPLVLSHLVDIINRPNTPKTLLENTGARLCGISATTTRRTPLSAASVR